One Flavobacteriales bacterium genomic window carries:
- a CDS encoding nitroreductase family protein, with amino-acid sequence MIESARIFNEIVNERRAVRKFHPTDYDPEAVTRSLSRAHLAPSSSNMQLWEFYRISDPEKLKLLSHYCMDQNTTNSAKEMIVVVARPDLWKRRAKSNYDFVLNNYADRESHKGMSTLNYFKKLMPLLYNNDMFGIRGSIKKIVVQSIALFKPMVRQVNRTDMRIVVHKSAALAAQTFMLSMSAEGHDTCPVEGFDSLRVKKMLGLPWRAEINMVITCGKRIPEGIYGKRFRVPESEVIFQV; translated from the coding sequence ATGATAGAGTCTGCACGCATTTTTAATGAGATTGTGAACGAACGAAGAGCCGTTCGGAAATTTCATCCCACCGATTATGATCCGGAAGCAGTTACACGAAGCTTATCCAGAGCTCATTTAGCTCCCTCCTCTTCCAATATGCAACTCTGGGAATTTTACAGGATTTCTGATCCCGAAAAATTAAAGTTGCTGTCGCATTATTGCATGGACCAAAACACCACGAATTCGGCAAAAGAGATGATCGTAGTAGTGGCTCGTCCTGATTTATGGAAACGCCGTGCAAAAAGCAATTACGATTTTGTATTGAATAATTATGCAGATCGTGAAAGTCACAAAGGCATGAGCACTTTAAACTATTTCAAAAAACTGATGCCATTGTTATACAACAATGATATGTTTGGCATAAGAGGTAGCATTAAAAAAATCGTAGTTCAATCCATCGCTCTATTCAAACCAATGGTTCGCCAGGTCAACCGGACAGATATGCGAATTGTGGTTCACAAATCCGCAGCACTTGCAGCGCAAACTTTTATGCTGTCGATGTCGGCAGAAGGACACGATACATGTCCGGTAGAAGGGTTCGACAGTTTAAGGGTAAAAAAAATGCTGGGACTCCCTTGGCGTGCAGAAATCAATATGGTGATTACTTGCGGAAAACGAATTCCCGAAGGCATTTATGGCAAACGATTCAGAGTGCCGGAAAGTGAAGTGATTTTTCAGGTGTAG